CTTCTACAAGGGTCTGCCTAATGTGCAAGCCAGCGAGTTACACCCTGAATGGTGAAAGTGCGAGGTGAACTAGTGAAGGTTTGATGTAACCCGATGTCTTTCAAACagcaaaataagcaaaaaaaagaacacgTTTGATACATAGAAAAAATATGTCATGTTACTTATGTATGCTACCTCTCTAATATCATTTTAAGGACGgttcctactaattcaaaggtattttcgccccgatttatgattgtgtaggaaatgtagatcttcacaagtgttgttgaaatccacaaagaaaattgggggtaaccacgcatttttcaaagataattcgtgcacaatatttgtaaaaagctctaaaatacaaagcaatgtatgacgttttttctcaaattgaagcttaattacccCCAACTTTCGTTTTGGATAcaaagagtacttacgaagatctactttctatGCATAGTCTTAAAcctcgcaaaaatatcccagcattaagcctggtttacactgcaacataagcataagcataacgaagttcacacttgttgcataagcataagagAAGTGACATACGCAAGCGCAGTTAGTCACAGGAAAAAAACTCGCAGGAGAATGAAACGAACCacgttccaaaatggcggacggtcTTATGCTTATGTATATGTTGCACCGGTTTACACAGTCACTGTTATTAACGTGACATAAGCACACTGAAGCATAGGCATAAGAAAACGggaaacgattcctttttcttatgcttatacTTATTTTACTTAGTCCTGGCTTACGCAGCTTATGCtaatgcttatgtttatgtttatgtttatgggtatgcttatgcttatgcttatgtcataTTGTAAAccagtgtaaaccaggctttaataagcatcaccgataggaaacccgagtatcagGAGATGCACAGAAtgcatgcgcaataacaataatagaaaCCGTAGATCGAGATTGAGATATTCAAGACGCGTGTTTATTAGTGTTTACTCATAGGAAGAAAACCACTGCGACTTGTTGACACAATGAGATTCAGTACCTTTCCTAAACTGTCTTCAGATAACGCGGATTGTTGGAGGCAGTTTGAGACGTTATTATTTGACATGACTCACCTTGCATTCTTTTGGATCTTTTCTTAATTTGATTGCAAAGGAATCTCGATTTTTCAACGACCCTCGATTTTGTGAAACGTCCTATACTTGTTGTTGGCGAGGACAAGGTTACCCTGGCTACAAAAAAACGCCTTCCTTGGGGGAGGGGTACAATGTTTTGCGTTTTGAGGCCACACCCTTCTATAAGTCGACCTTAGGACCTATCAGTTCCGGTCGTGTGCTGTGACATCCTTGCACTTTAACTGTGTGACTCATCTTGACTCGTATAGTTCGCACTGTGACTTACATGGCTCGCTTGTTCGTGCTTTGGTAAAACTCCTTCAACTACGTCCAACACGGTATGAGGCCCTTCTTGTACTATGATTAAAATAACTCACGTGAAGCAAACAAATGTTTACTTCACCCTTTTCTAAAAGAACGCGGAAAGGAAAGGTCTTAAGTAATTTTTAGTAGACTTGATACGGGCTCCGAAGTGATGTATTAGGTGACATATTAGTCCAGAGCTTTTCCAGAGTGTAAATGACACAAAATCGACAAAATCATAATCTACCCAgtccaggagcccatgacccAGTCCCACTGTCTTGGTGGTAAGCAACTACATCGTTATTTTGCGGTTGTCAGATAATTTAGACTGAGATCTTTTAACTGAGATCTTTTAGTATTTTACATTGAGATGACAAAAAGAATGAAGAACTTTTGCCAGCTGTTTTGTTATGTTTGGTTCCCAGCTCTTCCACCGTAGGTAGGGCCTGGTGAGATGTATTGAATTTCTAATTTGCCCCTCCTCCCAATTATAGTACAAGGCTCATGACAGCCCTTTCGGGTTAAAACCCATCCACCGGTGAacagaaatacatgtaaaagcGAAGAAacagagaaatgatcctcacgcttatctgaacaatttaagcattTGTCTCGTATCGTTAGACACAAGatattatgtacttattgactgaatGGGAGGACCGGacgggaaaatttgaaaattttggcccgaggtcatgcgCTTGATCtgtgcgccatgaccgagggtcAAAGATTTTCCGGTCCGGCCCGACCCTGAAACTCAGTCATTGAGCGTTGTAttatatgggctctttacactctTCGTGAGCttcacgtttacgtgaaacgggaaacgtcggcttgccgtttcacgtttcacgtttcacgtaaaatagaGGGAAGGTTGTGACTTAAGCATCGCATGACCCACGGCAAGTAGACTATTTAGTTAAtaaagagcaaaaacaaaactcggagtcttttaaacattgtttgtagaaaaagacgcCATATAAAATGAAGATCTTTACCcgtcaaattttgagagtttcgAAGAAGCTGTTTTGTCGGTCAACAGAGAAAACTCAAGGAGTCAGTTATGAACTATCTATATCCATGAAACCTAATTCGGAAAATGATTTTGGGGTACTTTTTTTCCGCAAACAACTTCCACGTAGTAACGGCAAGCGGCAGCCGGtaaacgtagaaaatggcgggaaaatcatgcacggtcacgtggtcacttttgctGAAACGAGATGCAAAATCTCTCAAATGCCTGCGGCTTTCATACAgcgattttcccaatagttttttTATGAAGGCGCATgccggggccgtacgggccatattcTTTCAGAAATAAAATCCGGTGATAGATAAGGGTCATATGCACACTTAGATTTGTAGTACTGTTCCTGCCCTTCGTTTTTCAGTGACGCAGTTGTGTTGGTTTTTTCGGGGTTTTGTAGTTGCTTAATTCTGTTCCAAATACTGAACGAAATCCTTTCAGAAGCAAATATAAAGCAGTTCATTCTAAGAAATCTATTGAGGCCGCCCCCTCCAATCGGCTATGCTTCTCATTCAGCACTCATTCCACTCAAACCCCCTCTAGGATTTGTAAAAGCCCAGGAAACAGCGAAATGTTTTGTTTGGAGCTTTATTTTGTCAGAATCCTACTTTCTATACTTTTAAGAGTAAATGGTCTTCAGGAGATTTCCGTTAATTTGCTGTACCAGTGATTTCGTGGTACAAAAGCTTTACGGCATGGAGCCTCCACTGTAACCAGGACGTTGTGGATTTTCGAAAGAAACCTGCTTTTACTTCATTGCTTATAGTTACAGGCACTGAATGCTCAACCCGTTACATGATTTACTGACGCAGGTAAATATTTACCTGTTGTCTTAAAACCCAATTATTATTCCTCCGGAATTCTTTGAAAGCATCAATTGTCGTCTTATCTATGTGTTTATTGCTTTCATAGCCTGAGGACGACTGCATCAAACAACACCGGTGCTCCAAGCTTTTGACCTTTTGCtgtcaaaaaattaatttacgTGATAAAACGTTGATATCAGACAATTTTTATTCTGCGAGACCTAATGGAGCCTTCATAAAGATCCTTTAGAAGATGTTATCTTTGTGTTTAAAGCGTTTGTGCCATATGTTTAGGCAAAGGCTTTCTAAACACGTGTGGAAGGCATTTTTGGCTATAACGAAAAGAATCCAAACTCTAGTAAGCTTTGCAAAAAAATGCTTTCGGTGTGCGCCCTTTTTGGCCGATAGACCACCCACTacaatttgcatgttttttcCGCTTGTAAAATATGAAGGAAAGAGATAAAAGACAAGCAGGGAATAATCCTCGCTGACAAGAAAAAATGACATGTGAGCAGCATCTGCTCGCTTAGCGATATGGAAGTTGGACAGCCTTATCGTGGATCCATCTAACTCAAGAGTTTGGGAATGGATACTTTGTTTAGGGCATCTTTAAAGCAAGAGCAATGTAGAgttcgacaaaaaaaaaactttacatgGAATTGTATGTGAATACTTATGGTCAGATGGTCCATTTTGCATTGCTATAGCACGAGATGCAATTAAGTTACTTCTATGCTTCCTTGGAAGAAAATGTTAAACGCTTAGTGATTGTCGATCGCACACCGGTGCAGTTCTCGGCCATCCCGGGATCAAAGgccagtttaaaaaaattctttgtaCAAATTTCCTCCTTCAAACGAAAGAACAACCTATAACATCCAGAAGCCGTAGAATATTGTCCAATGATGGTAACACGTTAAGCAGTAAACGAACCTGTagcgtgtaacggcgtttttcCCATGCAGAAGTAACGTACAAAGTTGAACGATCGAAAGTTTTTTTCGCGGGCGTAAGGTTTTAACACGGAAGAGTAACACCCACACTGAAGAAATGCCTAAAGATTTCCAAAGTAATCTTTTTATAGACTTAAATTTCATCTCGTGTGAGTGATGATGCTTTACGTTTCCTCTTGCAACAGGCAAGACTCACACACAGCACAGTGCTTTGCATGAACTGCTGCATCCGCAACTTACTCATACAAGTGCTCACAACTTCATTTTTAAGTTTCTGCGCAATCAAAGATACCctttgaaatgaaattaaagaGCTCTAATCCTCTCAGGACACGGCAAATAGATGGATTTAGAAACTTCAGTATGACTCTTTAAGAACTCTGACCTAAAAGTGTATTATAAACgtattaatttatttcatgATTTTGAAGCAAATAACTAAATACATCGATAAATTGTCGTTGTTTATTGCTTCTTAAAAGAAATGGATTGCCCACTGACGCCGAAATAACCACTACTTTTGACGTCAAATAATCACAGAATGACCGTCGTCGCTACTTACTAACCAGTGAGATAGAGTAGAAAATCAACTCCAATATCTCTTAAGTAAAAATGAGGTAAATTCTTTTGCCTCTGACTTGACTTAGTTAAAGACTTTGCGGAGTGGATTATTCGAAGTCCAAGGGAATCAATGCCATGTATGTGAATGGGAGGAGAGCTTTGAAGATaatgttcaaaaacaaattaatcgAAAAATAAGGCCTGGCAAAAATCTTCTCAAAAGTATGAAACTAGAAAGCCATCCTTCcagaaatattttctaacataATTATTTCAGTACCTTTGTCAACTTTACAATTTTAACTGACGACTTGTTAAATCATTTTGAATTAGTCAATTTGACTGAAAAAGAATGACATGGTGTAGGGTTCACCAGACAAAGTTCTTATCTGCTCTCATGCCATGCATTTCTTGTCATTGAAACATCTTTTACACTCGTGTATTCTTTATATCACGCAACGAATTTATAGAATTTCAGCCACCAAACAAGATTCGACAATATATGCATAACATTTACTatacttttataaagttttATGTGAATTACTCTTGAGGGTAACAGCAAGAAAACCAGTGACAGTGTTCACCTGCCTCTAAGAATGTAATAATGAAATTTGGCCGCTCTTGCGAATACAGAACAATTTATACATACCATGAACTTCCAAATAAACTAAATCATACAACCAGTATAATATACTCGTGTACAAGTAAGGGACTCAATTTGATTCAAAATGTGAATAGAATATCTAGCACTGCAAGAAGACTGTTTCAAACAGCACTTTATCTCGTTCCAAATAACCGAAAAAATATGAACGTTCTGAAAAGGGTTTACCTTAACTGAAGTATTACACATGGAGGTCTCGTTGCTTTTTTGCAAAATTGGTACCTTAACTGGATTATTGACAGGTTGGtccaaaattttgttttttgaaaatgttacgTAAAACTAGGAGGGAAGGAAACGGGCCCCTTAGCGAATTCTTGCATTCTTTAAAACTTCGAATTCTCTGATTGCAGTCGTTTTTCACGGCATGTAAGTCAGCTCCGCCATGATTCTTTTCAACCATTAGTAACAAGCATGAAAATGCGTGGAAGTAGCACACGGGTGACAGCAGTGGCAAGAAGCATTCCACATTGCACATCCAGCTGAGCCGGTGAAAATCGTCGGATTAGGCAAGGACTTTGCTGTCGTGCATAGCTGTTCTGGTTTCTGGAAATGAAAAGGGCGCTCTACTGGAGTCGGCTTGCAGTAGTGAACAATATTTCTTGGTCCTGGCAGGGATCCTAATCGCACAGCATAATAAGAACAGATTAGTGCTGTGTTCACCTCATTCACTTGGAGACTGGCCTAGAGACAAGGATTGAACCCCACCCCGGAAAAACAGGATCAATTGATCACTCTCACGAGAGTCTATATGAACTAGTTAACCCAcggaaattttgtttcttaaaaaGAGGAGCTTGACAATAATGTTTCGATATTTTGCACGGCATGACTACGGGCTTAGATTGAGGCCATTTTCACTAAAAGCAGAATTTGGTCAAGTGATCTAAACTACCTAAGAGAAAAAATATCGACTGTTTCTGCTCAATTAAGTCCCAAAATGTaacacaaatggacaaaatcatTAGCGCTTAAGTACTCGTTTCCGAGTCTTTCTTTCTCTAAACAGCAACATCTCGTCCGCTTAAAACCTCTGGATTGGACAATTCGGAGTGTCATCAAACTTTCGTGTTGGTGTGAAGCCAACGTTACACAGTCTACAAAGTGCCTAAGAATGTCACTTTCCCAAATTTAATAGGATACAAATACAATTTAGTTGTATCTATGACACGTTTTGTGGGTATTAGTGAAAACTACAGTGATCCATCATATAATAAGTTTAACACCTTGATTTAAGTCGGCTAAATTACCGGATTTTCTAAGAGGGTTCGGGAACTGAAACTTCTTGAAAGCaatttatcatgttaatttatttTAGTCTTGAAGAGAAAAGATTTCAGACGGTTAAGAATTGCTGACAACTTTGAGTGAGGAGCATGCAAAAACGTTTgagctttgttgttgttgttttttttaacactCGATTGTTGTTTCGAGGATTTAGACCATCACAGCAGTGTATGTATGTGTCTTTGGCATTAATAGTTTTTTCAATCTTAAACACTTTTTAGACTTCTCTCGCCAAACAAAATGAAACTGCCATATTGGAAAGATGGTTTCTTGGAAATTAAGGAAACTGACTGCCTGATTGCAGAATTCAAGGGAAGTAGTTGCTTGTTATCGGAGTTATGCACTGACGCATTTAGGTGTGCCACATGCTGAGGCTGGTTAGAAAGGAAACTTCAAGGGGCGATGATTTGTGTGATTTAAGCAGTTCAGCCAAATCTCAGGCTGAAAAAAAGCCGCGTgccaagtctttttttttttcagccagtTCTTTAGGCTTTTTATTGTTGAAATCAGTTTCAAGGAGGCAAGAACAAACGAAAAAGAGCTCAAATTTCTTAGTAACTGACTTCGAGAAAATTCTGGAGGTGGAGAACTGTAAATATGACTTCGTTTAAGTAACCTTCCCCGTAAAGTTAGTATTACCTTGGGCTGAAATGGCGTTTAGTTGATTCAAATTGGCAAAGGGCTTTCAGGAAAGAAACATTGATTCAAAAACTACACTAGACTAGAGGCTCCTAGGGCGGAGACCTCTTGGAGAACCGACTCAGGGGTGCGaaagttcaagaaaaaaattcaagagaaTCATAATGGTCAATCATCTTGGTTTTTCCCTAAATAAATGATTTCTCACAGGAAGTCTACCTTTTTCGCGTAATTTATCTTTTCGTCTTCGTGTGACTACATCACACGAAACAAGGTTGCAATCATGATAATGTTTACGTAATGTGAATTTCGTTTCCCTCCGCACAGTCAATTTAGATTTAGGACGTACTCTGTTGACATGTTGATTAAAAACGTCGGTGGGTTGTATTTAAGCCGGACGCCCGTGATCCACGAATTTGTAGTGTTGACGTCCCGGCTGAGAATGTTCAGTCATCAACTGAAGGGTATTCAGTTTATTTTAACATAAAATGTTTGGCTTCCAATGAATAAACAGTTTATACGCCGCAACCCATTCCTGTTTGCGCCGCACCCTTCACCAAAATCAAAACCCCGTAAAGATATCGCTTTAGAACAACATACCATGGTTTGTTATTTTTCATCGAGTATTAACGCACCAAGATTAAATTTGAAGGGCTTTCTTCATTAAACGATGCTGTTTTAACTTAAGGCTTTTTGGTCCAGCATCCAATAGATTATGAAGAGAAAACTGAAGGAAAACTAACCCGTCGGAAGTGTCCATCGAAATCCGGCTGCATTTCTTCCTTAATTCGGTAAAGTCGgcaattgttttgttaaaatgtgAAAGGCCCATGCCCAAGTTAATCTTAGAAGGACGTTGATGCCAAAATTTCATCATTCGTTTTCAACAAATTGTATAGAGGATTCATAGCTTTCCGTTTTCAGATCCAAAAGTTCGGTCGATCAATCGAGAGCTGTGTTCAGTGTGGTTTGATAGATTTCAGTAGGGCGTGTACGGCTCGTTTGTGGATTGGAAAATCAGAACTCTGCATTGATGACATTGAGCGTTTAGCACCTCAGTTGTTTATTGAACAAGGTAACCTGAATGTCGTGGGGATTGAAAGTCAAGTGAGAAAGATCGATTACATTGTTTGTTTGAAGCAAGCAAGAAAGGAGCATGTTTTGTATTGCTGACTCAATCTTAAGTTTACAACAGGAAAGATACTTTTAAACAAGGTCAAGTGTGTTCAAACTCAGTGTATCTTTTAGGAAATATTAACGCTGGTTAACGTTTCTGTAAGCAAGTTATCTCCTTCCTGAAGGTACGTTTTACGTTTACGGCGTCAAGACTTTTGCAAAATTATAAAgacgattttttaaaacataaaaccaattattccaaattttatTGCTTTGTATGAGTTAACCAAGAATCTGGATCGTTTATTTCGAACTTTCAATGTGTTtaattatttcagatgtttaCCCAAACAATTTTTGTGTAATTTGTGTAATATGTCTTCCGATGAGGCACTTGTCCACTTGCTCTTTCAATTAGTGTGATCCTTTTTGGCCATGTATTGGCCATCTACTTGTTAAAGATACCACAAGTATCTTTAAATCTCATGGAAATCTAGCTATTTATTCACGGAAAAAtggtaaaaagaatgaaataaCCGGAAATTCAAACTTACCAATGTCTGTGTTGCGCACACTTCTAACAGGAAATGACTCACTCCCTCTCCTCACGCACTCCTCCTTAGCTCTCGTCTTTTCGTCCGCTAAAATACTTTCAATCGAGAACGATCCTTGGAAAGGCTTGGGTTTTGTTGACGATCGTACGACGTGGACTGCGTTAGAGTGCGATCTGACCGTTTCATAAGAGGGAGGAAGCATTAAAATGTTTCTTCGTGCTTCGTGCATGCCGATATCTCTCATGGTCATGTTACAAGGAACAATCTGCTCAGCGATGTAGCCATGGCTCATCACCTCTCTCTCGTCTTTCCGTTTGGGTTTTCTTCTACGTCTTCTTCTGAAAGTGCCATCAGCCAACAGGTAGTCATGTAGGGAGCTAACAGTCCAAAAGTTGTCTTTACCCCACGGTCTAGCAGGGTCGCGAAGAATCTTCACGAAGCACTTGTTGAATGACAGATTGTGTCTCACTGAGTTTTTCCATCCTTGGTAAGGGCCTCTGAAAAATGTGTAGTGCTGAACCAAATACTCGTTGATTTCTGTCAATGTCATCTTTTTACCTGGGGAATTTAGAATAGCGGTTGCAATCAAAGCGATGTAAGAATGAGGGGGCTTCAGACGCTCTGACTTAGAACTCAAGCACGGATCCTTCCTCTCCTTGTTGGTATGAGATTGCTCTTCCATCGTGCACCAGGTTTGGAGATCGTGCACTTTGTTCTGCTCGTTTCAGTTCTTGATGCCTTAACAGTCAACAAACCTCTGAGCCTAGTTTCTCTTGTTTCAGTCCTCCGAGAATGTAAATAATTCCTTTGTAATTGATCAGAAATGGTTCCACGTTTACTGCATGCAGCACCACCCACAAAGGATCAATTCATGTTTACAAACGATCAATTAGAAAAACCATTAAATCCGTATACTCTAGCCGCGAAAAGCGGATTTGAACAAAAACACTTTAGAAAAGCGCTTA
The Montipora capricornis isolate CH-2021 chromosome 10, ASM3666992v2, whole genome shotgun sequence genome window above contains:
- the LOC138021727 gene encoding forkhead box protein Q1-like, which codes for MEEQSHTNKERKDPCLSSKSERLKPPHSYIALIATAILNSPGKKMTLTEINEYLVQHYTFFRGPYQGWKNSVRHNLSFNKCFVKILRDPARPWGKDNFWTVSSLHDYLLADGTFRRRRRRKPKRKDEREVMSHGYIAEQIVPCNMTMRDIGMHEARRNILMLPPSYETVRSHSNAVHVVRSSTKPKPFQGSFSIESILADEKTRAKEECVRRGSESFPVRSVRNTDIGSLPGPRNIVHYCKPTPVERPFHFQKPEQLCTTAKSLPNPTIFTGSAGCAMWNASCHCCHPCATSTHFHACY